One genomic region from Ralstonia pseudosolanacearum encodes:
- a CDS encoding cystathionine gamma-synthase family protein: MARFRAFFPPAIMTGLTTALLHADREAGIEHYAVHKPLHTSTTYGYADTRDLIDVFQGKPGYTYARQGNPTTAALEAKITMMEGGLATACFATGMAAIVAVFSTLLRAGDHVVSSAFLFGNTNSVFETLRNLGVEVTFVDATSAQAVADAVQPNTRLVFVETIANPRTQVADLGGIGALCKARGLLYVIDSTMTSPWLFRGGDAQAGLVVHSLSKYIGGHGNALGGAVVDTGLFDWTAYPNIFPAYRKVKPEMQGIQQIRKKGLRDLGATLIADAAHRIAIGAETMALRVDRTCSNALALARTLAAHPKVARVYYPGLADHPQHARATELFRHYGGLLSFELVDGADYVDMLNHLRYAVRATHLGDTRTLVIPVAPTIYWEMGAERRASMGIADSLVRVSVGIEDEADLLADFTQALDATGVR, from the coding sequence ATGGCCCGCTTTCGTGCTTTCTTCCCGCCTGCCATCATGACCGGACTGACCACCGCCCTCCTGCACGCCGACCGCGAGGCCGGCATCGAGCATTACGCCGTCCACAAGCCGCTGCACACCTCCACCACCTATGGCTACGCCGACACGCGCGACCTGATCGACGTGTTCCAGGGCAAGCCCGGCTACACCTATGCCCGTCAGGGCAACCCCACCACGGCCGCGCTGGAGGCCAAGATCACCATGATGGAAGGCGGCCTGGCCACGGCCTGCTTCGCGACCGGCATGGCGGCGATCGTGGCGGTGTTCTCGACGCTGCTGCGCGCCGGGGACCACGTGGTCTCCAGCGCCTTCCTGTTCGGCAACACCAACAGCGTGTTCGAGACGCTGCGCAACCTGGGCGTGGAAGTGACCTTCGTCGACGCGACCTCCGCGCAGGCGGTGGCCGACGCCGTCCAGCCGAACACGCGCCTGGTCTTCGTTGAGACCATCGCCAACCCGCGCACGCAGGTGGCCGACCTCGGGGGCATCGGTGCCCTCTGCAAGGCGCGCGGCCTGCTGTACGTGATCGACAGCACGATGACCTCGCCGTGGCTGTTCCGCGGCGGCGACGCGCAGGCCGGCCTGGTGGTGCATTCGCTGTCCAAGTACATCGGCGGGCACGGCAACGCGCTGGGCGGCGCGGTGGTCGACACCGGCCTGTTCGACTGGACGGCGTATCCGAACATCTTCCCGGCCTACCGCAAGGTCAAGCCCGAAATGCAGGGCATCCAGCAGATCCGCAAGAAAGGTCTGCGCGACCTGGGCGCCACGCTGATCGCCGATGCCGCGCACCGCATCGCCATCGGTGCCGAGACCATGGCGCTGCGCGTGGACCGCACCTGCAGCAACGCGCTGGCGCTGGCCCGCACGCTGGCCGCGCATCCCAAGGTCGCCCGCGTCTACTACCCCGGCCTGGCCGACCATCCGCAGCACGCCCGCGCGACGGAGCTGTTCCGCCACTACGGCGGCCTGCTGAGCTTCGAGCTGGTGGACGGCGCCGACTATGTCGACATGCTCAACCACCTGCGCTACGCCGTGCGCGCCACGCACCTGGGCGATACGCGCACGCTGGTCATTCCCGTCGCCCCGACCATCTACTGGGAAATGGGCGCCGAGCGCCGCGCGTCGATGGGCATCGCCGATTCGCTGGTGCGCGTGTCGGTCGGCATCGAGGACGAGGCCGACCTGCTGGCGGACTTCACGCAAGCGCTGGACGCAACAGGCGTCCGTTGA
- the mhpT gene encoding 3-(3-hydroxy-phenyl)propionate transporter MhpT: protein MQSTTLTRAEAGPGVATTLGLCFIVALLEGLDLQSIGVAAPRMAREFGLSVGQMGLAFSAGTFGLLPGAMLGGRLADRIGRKRVLILATALFGVFSIATAQVWDFASLLVIRVATGIGLGGAMPNLIVLCAEAVPPRLRNTAVSVMYCGIPFGGAIAAVVGLLSAGDTGWRHIFYVGGFGPLLVVPLLLTLRESRRFERTAQGDGGTVQPPSVAWALFGERRAAATAWLWISYFFTLIVLYFLLNWLPSLTAAQGLTRPQVGLVQILFNIGGGAGALGIGMLMDAARPRLVVSGMYVGIIAALALLAAAGGMASMSAGAFMAGLFVVGAQSVLYALAAAYYPTSVRGTGVGAAVAVGRLGSIAGPLLAGQLLAMGHHSATIIGASIPVTLVAALAALLLLNRPRTQD from the coding sequence ATGCAAAGCACCACCCTGACCCGGGCCGAGGCCGGCCCCGGCGTCGCCACGACACTCGGCCTGTGCTTCATCGTCGCGCTGCTCGAAGGGCTCGACCTGCAATCGATCGGCGTGGCCGCGCCGCGCATGGCGCGCGAGTTCGGCCTGTCGGTCGGGCAGATGGGCCTGGCCTTCAGCGCCGGCACCTTCGGCCTGCTGCCCGGCGCCATGCTGGGCGGGCGGCTGGCCGACCGCATCGGCCGCAAGCGCGTGCTGATCCTGGCCACCGCGCTGTTCGGCGTGTTCTCGATCGCCACCGCGCAGGTGTGGGATTTCGCCAGCCTGCTGGTGATCCGCGTGGCCACCGGCATCGGGCTCGGCGGCGCCATGCCCAACCTGATCGTGCTGTGCGCCGAGGCCGTGCCGCCGCGCCTGCGCAACACCGCCGTGAGCGTGATGTACTGCGGCATTCCGTTCGGCGGCGCCATCGCGGCCGTGGTCGGCTTGCTGAGCGCGGGCGATACCGGCTGGCGCCACATCTTCTACGTGGGCGGGTTCGGCCCGCTGCTGGTGGTGCCGCTGCTGCTGACGCTGCGGGAGTCGCGGCGCTTCGAGCGCACCGCGCAGGGCGACGGCGGCACCGTGCAGCCGCCGTCCGTTGCCTGGGCGCTGTTCGGCGAGCGGCGCGCGGCGGCCACGGCGTGGCTGTGGATCAGCTACTTCTTCACGCTGATCGTGCTGTACTTCCTGCTCAACTGGCTGCCTTCGCTGACGGCCGCGCAGGGCCTGACCCGCCCGCAGGTGGGGCTGGTGCAGATCCTGTTCAACATCGGCGGCGGTGCCGGGGCGCTGGGCATCGGCATGCTGATGGACGCGGCGCGCCCGCGCCTGGTGGTCTCGGGCATGTATGTCGGCATCATCGCCGCGCTGGCCCTGCTGGCGGCGGCTGGCGGCATGGCCTCGATGTCGGCGGGCGCGTTCATGGCGGGGCTGTTCGTGGTCGGCGCGCAGTCGGTGCTGTATGCGCTGGCCGCGGCGTACTACCCGACCTCGGTGCGGGGCACCGGCGTGGGCGCCGCGGTGGCGGTCGGCCGGCTGGGCTCGATCGCCGGGCCGCTGCTCGCCGGGCAACTGCTGGCGATGGGGCACCACTCGGCCACCATCATCGGCGCGAGCATTCCCGTGACGCTCGTCGCCGCGCTGGCCGCGCTGCTGCTGCTGAACCGGCCGCGCACGCAGGACTAA
- a CDS encoding IS630 family transposase (programmed frameshift) yields MTKMDEATRKRVRAGRLMLAGKTPAEAAKAVGVARQTAYTWKARLNEGGIDALRTMNVGRAAQLDACQLEGLRVALLQGALAHGFGTELWTLKRVRMLIERLYGVTFSEVHVWRLLGALGFSPQKPERRAIERDEDAVQRFKRKTWPAPKKKCAAERRLIVFIDESGLSERPTRVRTWAPKGCTPVIQFHFNWKHVSVIAGLTRTNFVFRLHDGAIKSAQIIEFLKALRAQLKRKLLIVWDGAPQHKSRVVREYLDSTRGAVQMALLPSYSPDLNPVEYLWAWLKRHALANFCPDTLAELKHTARRKLKSGQKRPSIIAACWKQAELW; encoded by the exons ATGACCAAGATGGACGAAGCGACGCGCAAACGGGTACGTGCCGGACGCTTGATGCTTGCGGGCAAGACGCCGGCCGAAGCGGCGAAGGCGGTGGGTGTGGCACGGCAAACCGCGTACACCTGGAAAGCCCGGCTCAACGAAGGTGGCATTGACGCATTGCGGACAATGAACGTAGGTCGTGCAGCCCAACTGGATGCGTGCCAGCTCGAAGGCTTGCGCGTGGCACTGCTGCAAGGTGCGCTGGCGCACGGCTTCGGCACCGAGCTGTGGACCCTCAAGCGCGTGCGCATGCTCATCGAACGACTGTATGGCGTCACCTTCAGCGAGGTGCATGTCTGGCGGCTGCTGGGTGCGTTGGGCTTCAGCCCGCAAAAGCCTGAGCGCCGGGCCATCGAACGCGACGAAGACGCGGTACAGCGCTTCAAGCGCAAGACTTGGCCCGCGC CTAAAAAAAAGTGTGCCGCCGAGCGACGGCTAATCGTCTTCATTGACGAGTCGGGCCTGTCGGAGCGGCCCACGCGCGTGCGCACCTGGGCGCCCAAGGGCTGCACGCCGGTCATCCAGTTCCACTTCAACTGGAAGCACGTCTCGGTCATCGCCGGCCTCACGCGCACGAACTTCGTGTTTCGACTGCACGACGGCGCGATCAAGAGTGCGCAGATCATCGAGTTCCTCAAGGCGCTGCGTGCGCAGCTCAAGCGCAAGTTGCTGATCGTGTGGGACGGCGCGCCACAGCACAAGAGCCGCGTTGTGCGCGAGTACCTCGACAGTACGCGAGGCGCCGTACAGATGGCGCTGCTGCCCAGCTATTCCCCAGACCTCAACCCGGTCGAATACCTGTGGGCCTGGCTCAAGCGGCACGCGTTGGCCAACTTCTGTCCCGATACCCTCGCCGAACTCAAACACACCGCCCGCCGCAAGCTCAAGAGCGGCCAGAAACGCCCATCGATCATCGCCGCGTGCTGGAAGCAGGCTGAGTTGTGGTGA
- a CDS encoding porin: protein MRQIILRGIAPAMLALASGAAGAQSVTLYGLVDTGIEYVSHAGSSGNGLVRMPSVTGTLPSRWGLRGAEDLGGGTQVVFTLESGFNTDTGTSGQGGRLFGRQAWVGLSGRYGTLTLGRQYSMAFLSLGDADILGPSQYALGSLDTYIPNARTDNTVAYKGTFGGLTVGATYSFGHDAAGGVPASGTCAGEQAGSASSCRTVSAMLKYDAANFGVAGAYEEQRGGTGATASFFNGSAAIPFTSASDKDRRIIANGYARLGQAKLGIGWIGRALMSAAGDVRSNLYFINGSYPLTGALTLDAGLIRIINTDQGRSATVAVLRGVYALSRRTALYAQSGYLWNSANAQYTVSGGGGGTTPGRGMSQLGVMVGMRHVFY from the coding sequence ATGCGGCAAATCATCTTGCGCGGCATCGCGCCGGCCATGCTGGCGCTGGCCAGCGGCGCGGCTGGCGCCCAGAGCGTCACGCTGTACGGGCTGGTCGACACCGGCATCGAATACGTCAGCCATGCCGGCAGCAGCGGCAACGGCCTGGTGCGCATGCCGTCCGTCACGGGCACGCTGCCTTCGCGCTGGGGCCTGCGCGGCGCGGAAGACCTGGGCGGCGGCACGCAGGTCGTCTTCACGCTGGAGAGCGGATTCAACACCGACACTGGCACCTCCGGCCAGGGCGGGCGCCTGTTCGGCCGCCAGGCGTGGGTCGGGCTGTCGGGCCGCTACGGCACGCTCACGCTGGGGCGCCAGTATTCGATGGCGTTCCTGTCGCTCGGCGATGCCGATATCCTGGGGCCGAGCCAGTACGCGCTCGGCTCGCTCGATACCTACATCCCCAACGCCCGCACCGACAACACCGTGGCCTACAAGGGCACCTTCGGCGGGTTGACGGTGGGCGCCACCTATTCGTTCGGCCACGATGCCGCCGGGGGCGTGCCGGCCTCGGGCACCTGCGCGGGCGAGCAGGCGGGCAGCGCATCGTCCTGCCGCACGGTCTCGGCCATGCTCAAGTACGATGCCGCGAACTTCGGCGTGGCCGGGGCGTATGAAGAGCAGCGCGGCGGCACAGGCGCGACGGCATCGTTCTTCAACGGCAGCGCGGCCATCCCCTTCACCAGCGCCAGCGACAAGGATCGCCGCATCATCGCCAACGGCTACGCCAGGCTGGGCCAGGCCAAGCTCGGCATCGGCTGGATCGGCCGCGCACTCATGAGCGCGGCCGGCGACGTGCGCTCCAATCTCTACTTCATCAACGGCAGCTACCCGCTGACCGGCGCGCTCACGCTCGACGCTGGCCTGATCCGCATCATCAACACCGACCAGGGCCGCAGCGCCACCGTGGCGGTGCTGCGCGGGGTGTACGCGCTGTCCCGGCGCACCGCGCTGTATGCGCAGAGCGGCTACCTGTGGAACAGCGCCAACGCGCAATACACCGTCAGCGGAGGCGGTGGCGGCACCACGCCGGGGCGGGGCATGAGCCAGCTTGGTGTGATGGTGGGGATGCGGCACGTGTTCTATTGA